The Schistocerca americana isolate TAMUIC-IGC-003095 chromosome 5, iqSchAmer2.1, whole genome shotgun sequence genome includes a window with the following:
- the LOC124615751 gene encoding CDK-activating kinase assembly factor MAT1, translated as MDDQACPRCKTTKYRNPSLKLMVNVCGHALCESCVDLLFLKGSGSCPECFAPLRRSNFRVQLFEDPMVEKEVDIRKRVLRDFNKKEEDFSTLREYNDYLEEVETIIFNLTNNIDVVNTNKRIEQYKKENRETILKNKVKLGKEEMELEELLEEEKLQEELRKKELQKIEEEEKRKKIREKEALIDELMFSDANAKNIVETYAQNIQQVKEEARQAPATRVTQFSTGIKFGRQSQQGFLPIPKQDEGTPFTYTLPKFDCGGPEPPTWEEMQRRGCSKYVRSETLGERAGGYKAEFACMRALQEGLMGLYYSH; from the exons ATGGATGACCAAGCCTGTCCAAGATGTAAAACAACAAAGTACCGTAATCCTTCACTGAAACTGATGGTTAATGTATGCGGGCATGCATTATGTGAAAGTTGTGTGGATCTTCTTTTCTTGAAAG GCTCAGGATCTTGTCCAGAATGTTTTGCACCACTTCGAAGAAGTAATTTTCGTGTCCAGCTTTTTGAAGACCCTATGGTGGAGAAGGAAGTGGACATACGAAAGCGTGTGTTGAGGGATTTTAATAAAAAGGAAGAAGATTTCAGTACATTGAGGGAATATAATGATTACTTAGAAGAAGTTGAAACAATAATATTCAACTTAACAAACAATATAGATGTGGTAAACACAAATAAGAGAATTGAGCAGTACAAGAAAGAAAACCGAGAAACTATATTAAAGAACAAAGTAAAActtggaaaggaggagatggaactGGAAGAACTTCTGGAAGAAGAAAAGTTACAGGAGGAGCTTAGGAAGAAAGAGTTGCAGAAGATAGAGGAGGAAGAGAAGAGGAAAAAGATTAGGGAAAAAGAGGCTCTAATTGATGAACTTATGTTCTCAGATGCAAATGCAAAAAATATTGTGGAAACATATGCTCAGAATATTCAGCAAGTTAAAGAGGAAGCAAGGCAGGCACCTGCAACCCGTGTAACACAGTTTTCAACTGGCATCAAGTTTGGCCGACAATCTCAGCAGGGCTTCTTGCCTATTCCAAAGCAAGATGAAGGGACACCATTCACATACACACTACCTAAATTTGACTGTGGTGGTCCAGAACCACCAACCTGGGAAGAGATGCAGAGGAGAGGTTGTTCGAAATATGTGCGCAGTGAAACACTTGGCGAGAGAGCCGGTGGATACAAAGCAGAATTTGCATGTATGCGTGCATTGCAGGAAGGCCTTATGGGCCTCTACTATTCACATTGA